One window of Brevibacillus choshinensis genomic DNA carries:
- the flhA gene encoding flagellar biosynthesis protein FlhA, whose translation MGFKFKEIGTILFVISIVVMMVIPLPSQLLDLLLILNISLALTILLVSMYTKETLEFSIFPTVLLITTLFRLALNVSTTRNILSHGEGGKVIETFGDFVVGGNQVVGFVVFLILIIIQFIVITKGSERVAEVAARFTLDAMPGKQMSIDADLNAGMITEAEARARRKKIENEADFYGAMDGASKFVKGDAIAGIIIFIVNIIGGFIIGMLVHDMDFAESASKFTTMSVGDALVSQIPALLISTAAGIIVTRSTSGEGLGEDIVKQMFNFPRLLYIVSGCMLLLGLFTPIGLLPVLPVAGILGFAAWKLNKKQRIEMLESADKVEEQQIEEVRSPESVVNLLQVDPIEFEFGYGLIPLADVKQGGDLLDRVIMIRRQIALEMGIVVPVIRIRDNIQLRPNEYMIKIKGNQVAKGEIMLDHYLAMSPGIEDDSIVGIETVEPAFGLPALWVTEENKEIAELSGYTVVDPPSVVATHLTEIIKRHAHELLGRQETRALIDNVRETAPVLVDELIPGSLSIGDVQKVLQKLLREKVSVRNLNVILEALADHALYTKDPEVLTEYVRQAMSRQITLQFTEPGQPLRVLTAGAGLEKAISEHVEQSEQGSYLAMDPETSQRIYQMMSAEVGKMINSGQQPIILSSPAIRMYLRQLLDRMMPDVPVLSYSELEPHVEVQSVGMVNIS comes from the coding sequence GTGGGATTCAAGTTCAAGGAAATAGGTACGATCCTATTCGTCATAAGCATTGTGGTCATGATGGTGATCCCACTCCCTTCACAACTGCTTGACTTGCTTTTAATTCTCAATATCTCCCTTGCGTTGACGATTTTGCTTGTGTCCATGTACACAAAGGAAACGTTGGAGTTTTCCATTTTCCCCACGGTCCTGCTCATTACTACGCTTTTTCGCCTGGCTTTGAATGTATCCACGACGAGGAACATTCTTTCTCACGGAGAAGGCGGCAAAGTGATTGAAACCTTTGGGGATTTTGTCGTTGGTGGTAACCAAGTCGTTGGTTTCGTTGTGTTTCTTATCTTGATTATCATCCAGTTTATCGTCATCACGAAAGGTTCCGAGCGTGTGGCAGAGGTAGCAGCCCGCTTTACGTTGGATGCGATGCCAGGGAAGCAGATGAGTATTGATGCGGATCTAAACGCAGGGATGATTACGGAAGCAGAAGCGCGAGCACGACGGAAGAAAATTGAGAATGAAGCAGACTTTTACGGAGCAATGGATGGTGCTAGTAAATTCGTAAAAGGGGATGCCATCGCCGGAATTATTATCTTTATCGTAAATATCATCGGAGGATTTATCATCGGGATGCTCGTCCATGATATGGACTTTGCTGAATCAGCCTCCAAATTTACAACGATGTCGGTAGGGGATGCGCTTGTTAGCCAAATTCCGGCCCTGTTGATTTCGACAGCAGCTGGTATTATCGTGACACGCTCCACCTCCGGAGAAGGGCTCGGAGAAGACATCGTCAAGCAGATGTTCAACTTTCCACGACTGTTGTATATCGTTTCCGGATGTATGCTCTTGTTGGGGCTCTTTACTCCGATTGGCTTGTTGCCAGTACTCCCGGTAGCCGGAATTTTAGGCTTCGCAGCTTGGAAACTGAACAAGAAACAACGAATTGAGATGCTCGAATCCGCCGACAAGGTTGAAGAACAACAGATCGAAGAAGTGCGTAGCCCAGAAAGCGTGGTCAATCTGTTGCAGGTCGATCCGATCGAATTCGAATTTGGCTACGGCTTGATCCCGTTGGCAGATGTCAAACAGGGCGGTGACTTACTCGATCGCGTCATTATGATTCGTCGTCAAATTGCCTTGGAAATGGGAATTGTCGTTCCAGTTATCCGCATTCGGGATAACATCCAGCTCCGTCCGAATGAGTACATGATCAAGATCAAAGGCAATCAGGTAGCTAAAGGGGAAATCATGCTTGATCACTACCTGGCAATGAGCCCTGGGATTGAAGATGACTCCATTGTTGGGATAGAAACAGTAGAACCTGCGTTTGGATTACCTGCTTTATGGGTAACAGAAGAGAATAAGGAGATTGCCGAGTTGTCTGGTTATACGGTAGTCGACCCACCTTCAGTCGTAGCCACACATTTGACCGAGATCATTAAGCGTCACGCACACGAACTACTAGGCCGTCAGGAAACGCGTGCACTGATCGACAATGTGAGAGAGACGGCACCGGTGCTGGTGGACGAGCTCATACCAGGATCTCTGTCTATCGGCGATGTGCAGAAGGTGCTACAAAAGTTGCTGCGGGAAAAAGTATCGGTACGCAACTTGAATGTCATACTCGAGGCTTTGGCGGACCATGCTTTGTACACCAAAGATCCGGAAGTTTTGACAGAGTACGTCAGACAGGCCATGTCGAGGCAGATCACTCTTCAGTTTACAGAACCTGGACAACCGCTTCGAGTACTGACCGCGGGTGCCGGTCTGGAGAAAGCAATCTCCGAACACGTCGAGCAATCTGAGCAAGGCAGCTATTTGGCGATGGATCCAGAAACGTCTCAGCGGATCTACCAGATGATGTCTGCAGAAGTAGGGAAAATGATCAACTCGGGACAACAGCCGATCATCCTTTCTTCTCCAGCCATTCGGATGTATCTACGTCAATTGCTGGATCGGATGATGCCAGATGTACCCGTTTTGTCATACAGCGAGTTGGAGCCACATGTTGAAGTGCAAAGCGTAGGGATGGTGAACATTTCGTGA
- the flhF gene encoding flagellar biosynthesis protein FlhF — protein sequence MRVKRYIVDSMPEALDKIRADLGKDAVILNSKPVKTGGMFGMFGKMRIEVIAAVDEKASENEKTQRSSMNRQMDATTRPQAGTYTAKQAYRNAAVPQRMKTESAVAVEEREPSPDVVSQEPKRDYATREAAPANALNERPKQPEPPIQTSRQVENQTGTTGTDELASEVRGMRQMFQKLLVHDLSQQLPEAFQVIRTRLLDQGVTEEVTAEILKKLMEKTDAGHQCQVEEARDACREIITGMLAANAQTSVRLERSVQYAFFFGPTGVGKTTTIAKMAANSMLKEKRRIGFITADTYRMAAVEQLKTYANILNVPMEVVFQPKEMVTAMERLSDCDLIFVDTAGRNFRNDEYVQGIRELVEQGTNSVNYLVLSLTSKYTDMKAIIQNFSDVPVKQVIFTKADETQSFGTMLNVSEEMKLALSYITTGQNVPDDIVVATPTLVSSMVVGD from the coding sequence GTGAGAGTGAAGCGTTACATAGTCGATTCAATGCCAGAAGCACTGGACAAGATCAGAGCGGATTTAGGAAAGGATGCCGTCATTTTAAATTCCAAGCCTGTTAAAACAGGTGGAATGTTTGGGATGTTTGGCAAGATGCGGATCGAAGTGATTGCTGCAGTAGATGAAAAGGCATCTGAGAACGAGAAAACTCAGAGGTCCAGTATGAATCGACAAATGGACGCTACCACTCGACCACAGGCCGGGACTTATACGGCGAAACAAGCGTATCGAAATGCTGCTGTCCCACAACGCATGAAGACGGAGAGTGCGGTTGCTGTAGAAGAACGTGAGCCCTCCCCGGACGTTGTATCCCAGGAACCGAAAAGAGATTACGCAACTCGTGAGGCTGCTCCGGCTAACGCTTTGAACGAAAGGCCGAAGCAGCCTGAACCTCCTATTCAAACTTCCAGACAAGTTGAGAATCAGACGGGAACGACTGGCACAGATGAATTGGCGAGTGAAGTAAGAGGGATGCGTCAGATGTTCCAGAAGCTTCTTGTTCATGACTTGAGTCAGCAGCTCCCGGAGGCTTTTCAAGTCATTCGCACACGACTTTTGGATCAAGGAGTTACCGAAGAAGTCACTGCGGAAATCTTGAAAAAGTTGATGGAGAAGACGGATGCAGGTCATCAATGTCAGGTGGAAGAAGCGCGTGATGCTTGCCGAGAGATCATCACCGGAATGCTCGCTGCAAACGCTCAGACATCTGTGAGGCTGGAACGATCCGTGCAGTACGCTTTTTTCTTTGGACCAACAGGAGTGGGAAAAACCACGACGATCGCAAAAATGGCTGCCAACAGTATGTTGAAAGAAAAAAGAAGAATTGGCTTCATCACTGCGGATACGTATCGAATGGCAGCTGTCGAGCAATTGAAAACGTATGCGAACATTCTCAATGTCCCGATGGAAGTCGTGTTTCAGCCGAAAGAAATGGTCACCGCGATGGAACGCTTGAGCGACTGCGACCTGATCTTTGTTGACACGGCTGGGCGTAATTTCCGCAATGACGAATACGTGCAGGGGATACGGGAACTCGTCGAGCAAGGGACAAATAGCGTGAATTACCTGGTGCTCAGTTTAACTTCCAAATACACCGATATGAAGGCCATCATCCAGAACTTTTCGGATGTACCTGTCAAGCAAGTGATCTTTACGAAGGCGGATGAGACACAGAGCTTCGGTACCATGTTGAACGTTTCGGAAGAGATGAAACTGGCTCTCTCCTATATCACGACTGGTCAAAATGTTCCGGATGATATTGTCGTAGCGACACCTACGCTCGTTTCATCCATGGTAGTGGGAGACTGA
- a CDS encoding MinD/ParA family protein, with protein MRDQAEQLRQRIQQSAQKRPTKLVTVTSGKGGVGKSNFSLNFGLGLIERGHKAILFDVDLGLANLDVLMGITPKKHLFHLLEPDKTVWDIMEQGPGQLEFIAGGSGFTQIMQLDDEKLNLLFSKLDPLQGYADTIIFDTGAGLSKESLHFMLSSDEVIVVTTPEPPAITDAYAVIKMLHSRNPVVKIRLVINRATSEREGKMTADKLAMVAKRFLGMEIHSLGFVSDDSHVSKAVKQQRPFLLTYPQSLASRSIRNLVGRYLESSIKSDIPANGLKGFLARLKHFIR; from the coding sequence ATGCGTGATCAAGCTGAACAACTCCGCCAACGTATACAACAGAGCGCCCAGAAGCGCCCGACAAAACTCGTAACCGTCACCAGTGGAAAAGGCGGGGTAGGGAAGTCTAATTTCAGTCTCAACTTCGGCCTTGGATTGATTGAAAGAGGACATAAGGCAATCTTATTCGATGTGGACCTAGGCCTCGCCAATCTGGATGTCTTAATGGGTATTACCCCCAAAAAGCATTTGTTCCATCTGTTAGAACCAGATAAGACGGTATGGGACATCATGGAGCAAGGACCCGGGCAATTGGAATTTATTGCTGGTGGGTCAGGTTTTACGCAGATCATGCAATTGGATGATGAAAAGCTTAACCTTTTGTTTAGCAAGCTGGATCCACTGCAAGGGTACGCGGATACGATTATTTTTGATACAGGAGCGGGCTTGTCCAAAGAATCCCTGCACTTCATGCTGTCCTCGGACGAAGTGATTGTCGTGACAACACCTGAACCACCTGCAATCACAGATGCGTACGCCGTTATCAAAATGCTGCACTCTCGTAATCCTGTTGTAAAGATTCGACTGGTAATCAACAGGGCGACATCTGAACGAGAAGGGAAAATGACTGCCGACAAGCTCGCGATGGTGGCAAAACGCTTTCTTGGCATGGAGATTCATTCGTTAGGGTTTGTCTCGGATGATTCCCATGTATCCAAAGCAGTGAAGCAGCAGCGTCCTTTTCTACTTACATATCCGCAATCGCTAGCCTCTCGGAGCATTCGGAATTTAGTTGGGCGGTATTTGGAGAGTTCCATAAAATCAGATATCCCGGCGAATGGTCTCAAAGGATTCCTAGCGAGGCTGAAACACTTCATTCGATAA
- a CDS encoding protein-glutamate methylesterase/protein-glutamine glutaminase, with translation MSKIRVLVTDDSAFMRKVISDILSTDPDIEVIDRARNGLECIEKCKQLNPDVLTLDIEMPVMDGLTALKSLMRDHPLPIVMLSSLTREGADATIQALELGAFDFVTKPSGPISLDIHKVGDRLIERVKAAYLTKGRLQRQSAIQNTIKPLESDPLQPVKPVAPVPVTTVATPTVIERALPPRRIGIAKPRLVTLGTSTGGPKALQIVLTAIPADFPAPIAVVQHMPAGFTKSLAQRLNTLSKIHVTEVEDGQVLEPGTAYIAPGGFHFEVRQVNGRLQAHLHQEEPRGGHRPSVDVLFESVSRLTNVDKWAIIMTGMGNDGTKGLKMMKELGTVTSIVEDESTCVVYGMPRSAVHAGLADKVAPVDKIPELLCKLVH, from the coding sequence TTGAGTAAAATTCGAGTTCTTGTCACAGATGATTCTGCATTCATGAGAAAAGTTATTTCCGACATTTTATCGACAGATCCAGATATCGAAGTCATTGATCGAGCAAGAAACGGACTCGAGTGTATTGAAAAATGCAAGCAACTGAATCCGGACGTCCTCACGTTGGATATTGAAATGCCCGTCATGGACGGACTGACAGCGTTGAAGTCATTGATGAGAGATCATCCCTTGCCGATCGTAATGTTGAGTAGCCTGACGAGAGAGGGAGCGGATGCAACCATTCAAGCGTTGGAATTGGGCGCGTTCGACTTTGTAACCAAACCGTCAGGACCGATATCGCTTGATATACATAAAGTTGGCGATCGTTTGATTGAACGGGTAAAAGCGGCCTATCTCACAAAAGGTCGCTTGCAACGACAATCCGCTATTCAGAATACGATCAAGCCACTAGAGTCGGATCCATTGCAACCAGTTAAGCCGGTTGCTCCTGTACCTGTAACGACAGTAGCGACACCGACTGTTATCGAGCGGGCATTGCCACCGAGAAGGATCGGCATTGCAAAGCCAAGACTGGTGACTTTGGGAACTTCTACTGGTGGACCAAAAGCACTGCAAATCGTTTTGACAGCTATACCAGCTGATTTTCCTGCTCCAATCGCTGTGGTTCAACACATGCCTGCCGGCTTTACCAAATCGTTGGCGCAGCGACTGAATACGTTGTCGAAAATCCACGTAACTGAGGTCGAGGATGGACAAGTATTGGAGCCAGGGACGGCCTATATTGCACCTGGAGGCTTTCATTTTGAAGTTCGGCAAGTGAACGGCCGATTGCAGGCTCATCTGCATCAGGAGGAGCCGCGCGGAGGCCATCGTCCTTCTGTCGACGTTTTATTTGAATCAGTCAGTCGATTGACAAATGTAGACAAATGGGCAATTATCATGACAGGCATGGGAAATGATGGGACAAAAGGTCTAAAAATGATGAAAGAACTCGGGACTGTTACGAGTATTGTCGAAGATGAGTCGACTTGTGTCGTATACGGAATGCCCCGTTCAGCCGTTCATGCAGGCCTGGCAGACAAAGTAGCCCCTGTTGATAAAATTCCAGAGCTGTTGTGCAAGCTCGTGCACTGA
- a CDS encoding chemotaxis protein CheA — protein MDMNQYLDMFIEESKEHLQAINANLLLLENDPGNITHVKEIFRSAHTLKGMSATMGFEDMASLTHEAENVLDLIRNQKLTINSDIMDVIFHSVDLIEGMVIDITEGGDGSADVSIPVKKLRSIVAGDFSAELEIAAAVAVEEEAPVVEQAVVGENELDDYALMVLKQSKELGNQLMWIKVTLNENCLLKAARAYMVFDQLESMGEVIKTKPTVEDIENERFETSFEIAYVTMQSEEKIRNTILNISETHDVKIDPIQLKEASAPAPVVAVPSESASEVKKAPEVQQATARKQAAGGKTIRVDIDRLDILMNLFSELVIDRGRLEQLAKEIGKSELHETVEHMSRISGDLQNIILTMRMVPVEQVFNRFPRMIRDLQKDLNKKVNLEIIGAETELDRTVIDEIGDPLNHLLRNSLDHGIESPADRKKAGKPEEGTIVLRAYHSGNHVFIEVKDDGAGINKERVLKKAIERGIVNPANADSMSDKQIHELLFAAGFSTAEVISDISGRGVGLDVVKSKIESLGGSVGVDSVRGQGTTFLIQLPLTLSIISAMLVQVQDEKYAVPLSSIIETAVFKKDQIMMAHRQKVIDFRGRVVPLVSLQDIFQVPVSDAAVDEDEVAVIIVRKGEKMAGLVVDSFIGQQEIVLKSLGKYLVNVFAISGATILGDGQVALIIDCNALIK, from the coding sequence ATGGATATGAATCAGTATTTGGACATGTTTATCGAAGAATCGAAAGAACATTTGCAAGCAATCAATGCAAATCTGCTCCTGTTGGAAAATGATCCCGGCAACATTACACATGTAAAGGAAATTTTCCGCTCTGCTCATACCCTCAAAGGGATGTCGGCGACCATGGGTTTTGAAGACATGGCGAGTCTAACGCACGAAGCAGAAAATGTGTTAGACCTCATTCGCAACCAAAAGCTGACGATTAACAGCGACATCATGGACGTGATTTTCCATAGCGTCGATTTGATCGAGGGCATGGTGATCGACATTACCGAAGGCGGAGATGGGTCTGCAGATGTTTCGATTCCGGTAAAAAAATTGCGATCGATCGTTGCTGGTGATTTTAGCGCCGAGCTGGAAATCGCTGCGGCCGTAGCCGTTGAGGAAGAAGCTCCGGTAGTGGAGCAGGCAGTAGTCGGGGAAAATGAGCTGGATGACTACGCTCTGATGGTCTTGAAACAATCCAAAGAGCTAGGCAATCAATTGATGTGGATCAAGGTTACGTTGAATGAAAATTGCCTGCTCAAAGCGGCTCGTGCCTATATGGTATTCGATCAGCTGGAATCGATGGGTGAAGTCATCAAGACTAAGCCGACTGTAGAAGACATCGAGAACGAACGCTTCGAGACCTCATTCGAGATTGCTTATGTAACGATGCAGTCCGAGGAAAAAATTCGCAATACGATTTTAAACATTTCTGAGACTCATGATGTAAAGATTGATCCAATTCAACTGAAAGAAGCATCGGCTCCAGCACCAGTGGTTGCAGTGCCTTCTGAGTCAGCTTCTGAAGTGAAAAAAGCACCAGAGGTACAGCAAGCGACGGCACGTAAGCAAGCAGCCGGTGGTAAAACGATCCGCGTAGATATCGATCGTCTGGATATTCTGATGAATCTGTTTAGCGAGCTTGTTATCGATCGTGGTCGACTGGAGCAGTTGGCCAAAGAAATTGGCAAAAGTGAGCTGCATGAAACGGTTGAACACATGAGTCGCATCAGTGGAGATCTGCAGAATATCATTTTGACTATGCGAATGGTCCCAGTCGAACAAGTTTTCAATCGCTTCCCACGTATGATTCGCGATTTACAAAAAGATTTGAACAAGAAAGTCAATCTCGAAATCATCGGTGCGGAAACAGAGCTGGATCGTACGGTGATCGATGAAATCGGTGATCCTCTCAATCACTTGCTCCGCAATTCTCTCGACCATGGTATCGAGTCACCTGCTGATAGGAAGAAAGCAGGAAAGCCAGAAGAAGGGACCATTGTCCTGCGCGCATACCACAGTGGGAACCACGTCTTTATTGAAGTAAAAGACGATGGGGCAGGTATCAACAAGGAACGAGTGCTGAAAAAAGCAATCGAGCGAGGGATCGTGAACCCTGCAAATGCGGACAGCATGAGTGACAAGCAAATCCACGAATTGTTGTTTGCGGCTGGCTTTAGCACAGCTGAAGTCATCTCGGATATCTCCGGAAGAGGCGTCGGTCTGGATGTCGTAAAATCAAAGATCGAATCGCTTGGTGGCAGTGTCGGAGTTGATTCCGTACGCGGTCAAGGCACGACATTCTTGATCCAGCTTCCACTTACACTCTCTATTATTTCTGCCATGCTCGTTCAAGTGCAGGATGAGAAATATGCAGTTCCGCTGAGCTCGATTATCGAGACGGCCGTATTCAAGAAAGATCAGATCATGATGGCTCATCGCCAAAAAGTGATCGACTTCCGAGGACGAGTTGTCCCGCTTGTATCCCTTCAAGACATATTCCAAGTGCCTGTGAGTGATGCGGCAGTCGATGAAGATGAAGTTGCTGTCATCATCGTACGAAAAGGAGAAAAGATGGCTGGACTGGTCGTCGATTCCTTCATCGGTCAACAGGAAATCGTACTGAAATCCTTAGGCAAGTATCTGGTTAATGTTTTCGCCATCTCCGGTGCAACGATCCTAGGAGACGGTCAAGTAGCACTCATTATCGATTGCAATGCACTGATCAAGTAA
- a CDS encoding chemotaxis protein CheW produces MLEHKEIVGEVKVIVFRLKDEEYGVEVNQVKSIEKLEHITRVPRTPKFVKGVINLRGVVTPIIDLRNRFELEESVYSESTRIIIVAVGELEVGLIVDAANDVIDIAVDAIEPPPEVVGGVEAAYLRGVAKLDKRLLILLNLDKVLSTEEIKQLDAIEG; encoded by the coding sequence ATGCTCGAGCACAAGGAAATCGTAGGCGAAGTGAAAGTGATTGTCTTTCGTTTAAAAGATGAAGAGTACGGAGTCGAAGTCAACCAGGTCAAATCGATCGAAAAACTGGAACACATTACACGTGTTCCGCGAACGCCGAAGTTTGTGAAAGGGGTAATCAACCTGCGTGGAGTTGTGACCCCGATCATCGATTTGCGTAACCGTTTTGAGTTGGAAGAGAGCGTCTACTCCGAATCGACACGTATCATTATCGTGGCGGTGGGAGAGCTGGAAGTAGGCTTGATTGTAGATGCTGCCAACGACGTAATTGATATCGCGGTAGACGCGATCGAACCACCGCCAGAAGTAGTTGGCGGAGTAGAGGCAGCCTATCTGCGCGGCGTTGCCAAGCTGGACAAGCGTCTCTTGATTCTCTTGAATCTCGATAAAGTGTTGAGTACAGAAGAAATCAAGCAATTGGACGCAATTGAGGGGTAA
- a CDS encoding chemotaxis protein CheC produces the protein MGYFTKFGDFQFDVLREIGNIGAGHAATALSKLMQKEIDMKVPQVSIIPFDEVADCVGGAETVVVTVFLRVEGDSPGNMFFILDMDSAKHILQQITGIEKDVHEWEELEISALHEIGNILTGSYLSSLADFTQLNLQPSVPALAVDMAGAILSYGLIALGQAGDFALTIDTAFFEGNEQVKGNFFLIPDPDSLPILFRSLGVPFDGDN, from the coding sequence ATGGGCTACTTTACGAAGTTTGGAGATTTCCAGTTTGACGTACTGCGAGAAATTGGGAATATTGGAGCGGGACATGCAGCCACCGCCCTCTCTAAACTCATGCAAAAAGAAATCGATATGAAAGTGCCGCAGGTCAGCATTATTCCTTTCGATGAAGTGGCGGATTGTGTGGGTGGGGCTGAGACAGTTGTCGTGACGGTTTTCCTCCGTGTAGAAGGCGACAGCCCCGGGAATATGTTCTTTATTCTTGATATGGATTCAGCCAAGCATATACTGCAGCAAATCACAGGGATCGAAAAGGATGTGCATGAATGGGAAGAGCTTGAGATTTCGGCTTTGCACGAAATCGGGAATATCTTGACAGGCTCTTACCTTTCATCGCTTGCTGATTTTACCCAATTGAATTTGCAGCCATCGGTACCTGCTTTGGCAGTAGACATGGCGGGTGCCATTCTCAGTTATGGTTTGATTGCTCTTGGACAGGCAGGCGATTTCGCACTCACGATTGACACAGCATTCTTTGAGGGAAATGAACAAGTGAAAGGGAACTTCTTTTTGATTCCTGATCCCGATTCCCTCCCCATTCTATTTCGTTCACTAGGAGTTCCTTTCGATGGAGATAATTAA
- a CDS encoding chemotaxis protein CheD codes for MEIIKIGMADLGVAKPTSRLRTTGLGSCVGVVLYDNIHKIAGMAHVMLPESSLAKGGELTVGKYADTAIPYLINQMERAGASTRHIVAKLAGGAQMFAFLGSTDTMRIGPRNVDACKLALKDAQIKIVAEDTGGNCGRTIEMDATNGVLQIRTVNQGVKEV; via the coding sequence ATGGAGATAATTAAGATTGGTATGGCCGATCTCGGTGTGGCAAAACCGACGAGCCGACTGCGTACTACTGGCCTTGGCTCTTGCGTAGGGGTCGTGCTCTACGACAATATTCATAAAATTGCTGGAATGGCTCATGTCATGCTACCAGAATCATCTCTGGCAAAGGGCGGGGAACTGACAGTAGGGAAATATGCAGACACGGCTATTCCATATCTGATCAATCAGATGGAGCGAGCGGGTGCTTCCACCCGTCATATCGTGGCGAAACTTGCTGGAGGAGCACAAATGTTCGCGTTTCTCGGAAGCACTGATACGATGCGGATTGGTCCGAGGAATGTGGATGCATGTAAATTGGCTTTGAAGGACGCGCAGATAAAAATAGTGGCCGAAGATACAGGGGGTAACTGTGGTCGGACAATAGAGATGGATGCCACAAACGGCGTGCTTCAAATCCGAACTGTAAATCAAGGTGTGAAGGAAGTATAG
- a CDS encoding FliA/WhiG family RNA polymerase sigma factor, translating to MARLTIQEKAKEFDKWVMWKQEGSREAEIDLITRFLPLVDKVANRLAINLPANVDKDDLISYGRFGLLDALAKFDHTRGLQFETYAMWRIRGAMIDGLRENDWIPRTVRDKAKKIEEAYTTLEQQMLRMPTDQEVAEYLGISEKDLQQVFFETSLATMVSIDEAVGDEDEQKTARHSYIVDELTPRPENVAEVTSLKEVLVTVIDKLPEKERLVVSLFYFDEMTLSEIAEIMGLSPSRISQLHSKALFRLRSALSRWKSQLM from the coding sequence GTGGCACGGCTAACCATTCAAGAGAAGGCAAAAGAATTCGATAAATGGGTCATGTGGAAGCAAGAGGGCAGTCGCGAGGCAGAAATCGATCTGATCACACGGTTTTTGCCACTCGTGGACAAAGTGGCCAACCGTTTGGCGATCAACCTACCAGCCAACGTGGACAAAGATGACTTGATCAGTTATGGCCGCTTCGGGCTGCTGGACGCATTGGCCAAGTTTGACCATACACGTGGCTTGCAATTCGAGACGTACGCGATGTGGCGTATTCGTGGTGCCATGATTGACGGATTGCGTGAAAATGACTGGATCCCTCGTACTGTTCGAGACAAGGCCAAAAAAATCGAAGAAGCATACACAACATTGGAACAGCAAATGCTGCGAATGCCCACCGATCAAGAGGTAGCGGAGTACTTGGGGATTAGTGAGAAAGACCTTCAACAGGTGTTTTTTGAGACCTCTCTGGCGACGATGGTGTCTATCGACGAAGCAGTCGGTGATGAAGATGAGCAGAAAACAGCACGGCATTCATACATCGTAGATGAATTGACCCCGCGACCTGAAAATGTGGCGGAGGTTACTAGCCTGAAGGAAGTGCTGGTCACTGTTATCGATAAGCTCCCTGAAAAAGAAAGACTCGTCGTTTCCCTGTTTTACTTCGACGAGATGACCTTATCGGAAATCGCTGAGATCATGGGCCTATCACCTTCACGCATTTCCCAGCTCCATTCCAAGGCTCTTTTCCGTCTTCGTTCTGCGTTGTCCAGGTGGAAGTCGCAATTGATGTAG